Genomic window (Chitinophagaceae bacterium):
GAATATAATCTACGTGCCATGAGTCAAAAGGACCTGTAGAGTTCCCTAACAATTGAAACTTAAAAGCAAACCCTTGGTGAAAAAATTGATCTTGAAGTATAGGTATTATTTCTTGAGTAAAAGTTTCTTTAGCGTTTTCTCGTCCTCCTTGCATTTTCCAAACCGTTACCCATTGTTTTTGCTTGTTAAAAAATAAAAGTGAGAACGAATCCGTTTCATCGGGAAGTTCTGCAATCCCTTTTACCTGCCAAAAAAAACTAAAATATACTGTGCTTCTATTTTGAACAGACACCAGAGCAAGATTTATAGGTTTAGAAACCAAACTATCTCCCTTTTGGGGAGTATTACTTCCCGAATTATGAGGAGTTCCGTCACCTCTTACCCCATCAAAAGACGCTACATTGATAGTAGGAGGATTAATTCCCAAGGTAGGATTTACAAATACATCTATTCCATACATCCAAAGAGTGCTATCTACGGAATAGCTACTCGTAGAAAAGTCATCCCAAAAAGGAAGTAATAATGTATCTACGGATTGCTCTGCCACTCTCGCCGAACTATACGAGGAAGAACGCAAATGCTTCTGTTCTAATTGAGCATAAGAGAAAGTGACAGAGAAAAAAAACAACAGGAAATGTGCAAGTCGCATTTGTGAAAAAACGTAATGAATATGTAAATGTGTAAATAGTAAGCAGTGCCAAAATATAAAAAAAAATAAAAAGAAGCAGTTTTGGAAAAATATTTATTAAAATGAAACTTTTTTTGTGCAATTTTCATTTATTTATGTCTATTTAAAATAACCATATAAGAATTATAAGAACTCTTCTATAATATATAATTGCCGATGAATACTTTTTTAATCAACTTGCGTCAAATATAGTCGTAGAGAACTTAGTAAATGTTAAAAGTAGATTATGGAATTTATTATTTATTTTATGCAATTCATAACGAACAGAGAAAAACTATATTTCTATATAACTATCAAATATGGTTATCAAAAAAATATAATTATTGCATTTTCTACACCTATTTTTCATCAAAAAACTCATAATTACAAAAATAATTCATATCTTACCATTTAAAATTCATAATTATAATAATTCATAATGAAATAATATGTATAGAGTAAAAATATTTGTGCTGTTGCTTTGTGTGAGTTTATCTTTTCAATGTTCTGAAAAGAAAGCGGAACACTCCTCTGTAGAGAAATATAGACCTGGTTATCATTTTACTCCCCCTATTGGATGGATGAATGACCCTAATGGAATGTTTTTTTATAAAAAAGAGTACCATCTATTTTATCAGTACTATCCTGATAGTACTGTTTGGGGGCCGATGCACTGGGGACATGCGGTAAGTAACGACCTTGTTTCATGGAAGCATCTTCCCATAGCTTTGTATCCCGATAGTTTAGGATATATATTTTCAGGGTCGGCAGTAGTAGATATAGAAAACACTTCGGGTTTTGGAAGTGCGGAAAATCCACCCATAGTTGCTATTTTTACCCATCATAATATGGAACGTGAAAGAGCAGGAGATTTTTTTTCACAATGTCAAAGTATTGCTTACAGCAATGATGGAGGATATACATGGAATAAATATGCTCATAACCCTGTCCTGGATAATCCCGGCTTAAAAGATTTTAGAGATCCCAAAGTATTTTGGTTTTCACCTCAAAAAAAATGGATTATGTCCTTAGCGGTAGGTGACCATATCAATTTTTATAGTTCAAAAAACTTAAAAGAATGGGGACTAGAAAGCGAATTTGGACATACATTTGGATGGCATGGCGGAGTATGGGAATGTCCTGATTTATTCCCACTTGTGGATATGGATACTCAAAAAACATATTGGGTATTATTGGTAAGTATAAACCCAGGTGCGCCTAAGGGAGGTTCAGCAACACAATACTTTGTAGGAAATTTTGATGGAAAAACTTTTACAGCACTTTCTGCTCCATCAAAAACAAAATGGTTAGACGCAGGAAGAGATAATTATGCTGGGGTCACCTGGGGGAATATTCCCGAATCAGACGGTAGAAAAATATTTTTTGGGTGGATGAGCAATTGGAAATACTCTCAAGTAGTTCCTACTGAGGGTTGGAGAAGTTCTATGACCATTCCACGCACACTTCATATAAAACAAAGAGGCGGGGAACCTATTCTTATATCTCAACCTGTGCAAGAAATAGAAACCATGCGAGAAAAAGCAATATCCGTTCCTTCGCAAGAAATAGAATCTCGTATGAATATAAGTTCTTGTTCTCAAATAGATATAACCATTCTCAAAGAAAAAAACAAAGATTTTATTTTCTCTATCGGCAACAATAAAGAAGAGAAAATATCATTTACTTTTACTGATACTTCTCTTTATTTTGATAGAAAACAATCGGGAATAATAGATTTTCAAGCAGATTTTGCAGATACAAACGCTCTACATCTTGATAGAAGTGTATCCACAATAACTCTCTTTTTGGATAAAACATCCGTAGAAGCATTTTTTAATGATGGAGAATTAGTGATGACAGAAACATTTTTCCCAACAGAGCCATTTCATTTTATAGAGTTTTTAGATACACATTCGGTGAAAAATATTACTATTACCCCTCTCCGTTCACCCTTTGAAGCAAAGCATAAGAAATAGCACTATTGCATTTTTGTTTACAATTTTTTTTTTTTTATTTCTGTATAAATAAATACTAGTAAGAACAGGAAGCCGGCTACACTCATTATTGCACCTGATACAGAGCCATTAAAAAATTTTGCTAAATAATAACCAGCAGCAGAATCTATAAGCCCAATCACACAAGTAATATATAACATGTTTTTGAGGGAATTTGTAAGCAGATATGCGGTAGATGGAGGTATTATGAGAAACCCTACTACCAAAACCGACCCTACGGATTCAAAAGAAGTCACGGTAGTAAAAGAAACCATTCCCATTAAAAGATAATGCCAAATAGATACTTTCACTCCCAAACTACTTGCAAACCCCACATCAAAACTCGTCAGAAATAACGCTCTATAAGATATTTTGATGAACCCAATTACTATGAGAGCCACCGCTCCTAATATATATAAAACTCTGGGTCCCATATTGGAACCCCTCTCCGTTATCCATACGTCCAATGGGACAGAAGATATTTCTCCATAGAGAACACAATCCTGGTC
Coding sequences:
- a CDS encoding glycoside hydrolase family 32 protein — its product is MYRVKIFVLLLCVSLSFQCSEKKAEHSSVEKYRPGYHFTPPIGWMNDPNGMFFYKKEYHLFYQYYPDSTVWGPMHWGHAVSNDLVSWKHLPIALYPDSLGYIFSGSAVVDIENTSGFGSAENPPIVAIFTHHNMERERAGDFFSQCQSIAYSNDGGYTWNKYAHNPVLDNPGLKDFRDPKVFWFSPQKKWIMSLAVGDHINFYSSKNLKEWGLESEFGHTFGWHGGVWECPDLFPLVDMDTQKTYWVLLVSINPGAPKGGSATQYFVGNFDGKTFTALSAPSKTKWLDAGRDNYAGVTWGNIPESDGRKIFFGWMSNWKYSQVVPTEGWRSSMTIPRTLHIKQRGGEPILISQPVQEIETMREKAISVPSQEIESRMNISSCSQIDITILKEKNKDFIFSIGNNKEEKISFTFTDTSLYFDRKQSGIIDFQADFADTNALHLDRSVSTITLFLDKTSVEAFFNDGELVMTETFFPTEPFHFIEFLDTHSVKNITITPLRSPFEAKHKK
- a CDS encoding metal ABC transporter permease; translation: MESFYIILTGTLVSISCGLLGCYLVLRKVAMIGDAIAHSILPGIVGMYLLSGSRNPITMLIGAMLIGIFTTATIEFLQRKVHIQSDASIGVVFTSFFAVGIIMISLYANKVDLDQDCVLYGEISSVPLDVWITERGSNMGPRVLYILGAVALIVIGFIKISYRALFLTSFDVGFASSLGVKVSIWHYLLMGMVSFTTVTSFESVGSVLVVGFLIIPPSTAYLLTNSLKNMLYITCVIGLIDSAAGYYLAKFFNGSVSGAIMSVAGFLFLLVFIYTEIKKKKL